One Felis catus isolate Fca126 chromosome D3, F.catus_Fca126_mat1.0, whole genome shotgun sequence DNA segment encodes these proteins:
- the CABYR gene encoding calcium-binding tyrosine phosphorylation-regulated protein isoform X5, whose protein sequence is MISSKPRLVVPYGLKTLLEGLSRAVLKTNPPNITQFAAVYFKELIVFREGNTSLDIKDLVKQFHLIEVERWSEGTTREKKPECVKEPVGTSIVSHEPTRMEKSTDTEEDNIAGPLFISKTTQFPSVHAELLPEPKETSEAARGSSSKPTTSKAMSPPSSPSPAAGSPEFAYVPADPAQFAAQTLAIAASEAGQPPPYSNMWTLYCLTDMNQQSRPSPPPAPVPFPQATLYLSNPKDPQFLQQPPKVTSPTYVMLDDSKKTSAPPFILVGSNVQEAQDWKPLPGHAVVSQSDALKRYTAVQVPIAVPADQKFQKHTPNPQNGSPPPSGQDVPRPQSPVFLSVAFPVEDVAKKGSGSGDKRTPCGSYGIAGEITVTTAHVRRAETGNW, encoded by the exons ATGATTTCTTCAAAGCCCAGACTTGTCGTACCTTATGGCCTCAAGACTCTGCTCGAGGGACTTAGCAGAGCCGTTCTCAAAACCAACCCACCAAACATCACCCAGTTTGCAgcagtttattttaaagaactcaTTGTGTTTAGAGAAG GGAATACTTCTCTGGATATAAAAGATCTCGTTAAACAATTTCATCTGATTGAAG TAGAGAGATGGTCAGAAGGAACGACACGAGAGAAGAAACCAGAATGTGTAAAAGAACCGGTAGGAACATCCATAGTTTCCCACGAACCTACACGGATGGAAAAATCTACAGACACAGAGGAGGACAATATAGCTGGACCACTGTTCATCAGCAAAACCACTCAGTTCCCATCAGTTCATGCTGAGCTGCTCCCAGAGCCCAAAGAGACGTCCGAAGCCGCTCGAGGCTCCAGTTCAAAGCCAACTACCTCTAAGGCTATGAGCCCACCGTCGTCACCGTCTCCGGCAGCTGGCTCCCCGGAGTTTGCTTATGTCCCAGCCGACCCAGCTCAGTTTGCTGCTCAGACGTTAG ccatAGCAGCAAGCGAAGCAGGACAACCACCACCATATTCTAACATGTGGACCCTTTATTGTCTAACTGATATGAATCAACAAAGTCGCCCATCACCGCCACCTGCACCTGTGCCTTTCCCCCAAGCAACCCTCTATTTATCTAATCCTAAGGATCCACAGTTTCTGCAGCAGCCACCGAAAGTTACTTCTCCAACTTACGTGATGCTGGACGACAGCAAGAAGACCAGTGCCCCACCTTTTATTTTAGTAGGCTCGAATGTTCAGGAAGCTCAGGATTGGAAACCTCTTCCTGGACATGCTGTTGTTTCTCAGTCAGATGCCTTGAAGAGATACACTGCAGTCCAAGTACCCATCGCTGTTCCTGCAGATCAGAAATTCCAGAAACATACCCCAAACCCCCAGAATGGTAGTCCTCCGCCAAGTGGACAAGATGTCCCCAGGCCACAAAGCCCAGTTTTTCTCTCTGTCGCATTCCCAGTAGAAGATGTAGCCAAAAAAGGTTCAGGATCTGGTGACAAACGTACCCCCTGTGGAAGTTATGGTATTGCTGGAGAGATAACCGTGACCACCGCCCATGTCCGCAGAGCAGAAACTGGGAACTGGTAG
- the CABYR gene encoding calcium-binding tyrosine phosphorylation-regulated protein isoform X1, with the protein MVDVATSLPVFSKEVLSSEAAEDAAAATPAAYSAEVVALQVLSQTSVRVDLGSESKDDDAEPSTASSFPLQDEQDPPAYDQAPEVPLQADIEVTSFVHISSIYNDEPVTEGVTYVEQIPEHIVIPFTDDVATLKENDQSSPSGPIPVALMRGSGKAVGSGKRAQSEEDAEYSSVQMEAEAVLYSNTSLQGPPAQLQDAEGSTNAVGSEKSLHLEMQFTALVPGNPGQEQSGENSATQEMEATLALSGEAAKAGSLGASVRSSGGPPIPVPEGLTEPEIEPEWEAAPEQGLMEPAIAASEAGQPPPYSNMWTLYCLTDMNQQSRPSPPPAPVPFPQATLYLSNPKDPQFLQQPPKVTSPTYVMLDDSKKTSAPPFILVGSNVQEAQDWKPLPGHAVVSQSDALKRYTAVQVPIAVPADQKFQKHTPNPQNGSPPPSGQDVPRPQSPVFLSVAFPVEDVAKKGSGSGDKRTPCGSYGIAGEITVTTAHVRRAETGNW; encoded by the exons ATGGTGGATGTGGCAACAAGTTTGCCTGTGTTTTCCAAGGAGGTGCTCAGCTCAGAGGCTGCCGAAGATGCCGCGGCGGCCACTCCTGCTGCGTATTCTGCAGAGGTGGTGGCCCTGCAGGTTCTGAGCCAAACATCTGTCCGTGTAGATTTGGGTTCTGAATCTAAAGACGATGACGCTGAGCCATCAACGGCTTCCTCATTCCCCTTGCAGGATGAACAAGACCCTCCTGCTTACGATCAAGCTCCTGAGGTCCCTTTGCAGGCTGATATTGAGGTCACATCATTCGTTCATATATCCTCTATCTATAACGATGAGCCTGTGACTGAAGGAGTCACTTATGTCGAGCAAATACCAGAGCACATAGTTATCCCTTTCACTGATGACGTTGCTACTCTTAAAGAAAATGATCAGTCATCACCCTCTGGTCCCATTCCTGTAGCACTCATGAGGGGCTCAGGCAAAGCCGTAGGTTCTGGAAAACGTGCACAGTCGGAGGAGGACGCAGAATATTCCTCGGTGCAAATGGAGGCAGAAGCAGTTCTGTACTCCAACACCTCCCTGCAAGGTCCGCCTGCACAACTCCAGGATGCAGAGGGCTCTACCAATGCAGTAGGCTCTGAAAAATCTTTGCACCTTGAAATGCAGTTTACTGCTCTAGTCCCTGGCAATCCTGGGCAGGAGCAATCCGGGGAAAACTCTGCCACCCAGGAGATGGAGGCCACACTTGCGCTCTCTGGGGAAGCTGCCAAAGCAGGGAGCTTGGGTGCATCTGTAAGGTCATCTGGTGGTCCCCCCATTCCTGTTCCAGAAGGTCTTACTGAGCCAGAAATCGAACCAGAGTGGGAAGCAGCACCCGAACAAGGTTTGATGGAGCCAG ccatAGCAGCAAGCGAAGCAGGACAACCACCACCATATTCTAACATGTGGACCCTTTATTGTCTAACTGATATGAATCAACAAAGTCGCCCATCACCGCCACCTGCACCTGTGCCTTTCCCCCAAGCAACCCTCTATTTATCTAATCCTAAGGATCCACAGTTTCTGCAGCAGCCACCGAAAGTTACTTCTCCAACTTACGTGATGCTGGACGACAGCAAGAAGACCAGTGCCCCACCTTTTATTTTAGTAGGCTCGAATGTTCAGGAAGCTCAGGATTGGAAACCTCTTCCTGGACATGCTGTTGTTTCTCAGTCAGATGCCTTGAAGAGATACACTGCAGTCCAAGTACCCATCGCTGTTCCTGCAGATCAGAAATTCCAGAAACATACCCCAAACCCCCAGAATGGTAGTCCTCCGCCAAGTGGACAAGATGTCCCCAGGCCACAAAGCCCAGTTTTTCTCTCTGTCGCATTCCCAGTAGAAGATGTAGCCAAAAAAGGTTCAGGATCTGGTGACAAACGTACCCCCTGTGGAAGTTATGGTATTGCTGGAGAGATAACCGTGACCACCGCCCATGTCCGCAGAGCAGAAACTGGGAACTGGTAG
- the CABYR gene encoding calcium-binding tyrosine phosphorylation-regulated protein isoform X4 — protein MISSKPRLVVPYGLKTLLEGLSRAVLKTNPPNITQFAAVYFKELIVFREGNTSLDIKDLVKQFHLIEVERWSEGTTREKKPECVKEPVGTSIVSHEPTRMEKSTDTEEDNIAGPLFISKTTQFPSVHAELLPEPKETSEAARGSSSKPTTSKAMSPPSSPSPAAGSPEFAYVPADPAQFAAQTLEGLTEPEIEPEWEAAPEQGLMEPAIAASEAGQPPPYSNMWTLYCLTDMNQQSRPSPPPAPVPFPQATLYLSNPKDPQFLQQPPKVTSPTYVMLDDSKKTSAPPFILVGSNVQEAQDWKPLPGHAVVSQSDALKRYTAVQVPIAVPADQKFQKHTPNPQNGSPPPSGQDVPRPQSPVFLSVAFPVEDVAKKGSGSGDKRTPCGSYGIAGEITVTTAHVRRAETGNW, from the exons ATGATTTCTTCAAAGCCCAGACTTGTCGTACCTTATGGCCTCAAGACTCTGCTCGAGGGACTTAGCAGAGCCGTTCTCAAAACCAACCCACCAAACATCACCCAGTTTGCAgcagtttattttaaagaactcaTTGTGTTTAGAGAAG GGAATACTTCTCTGGATATAAAAGATCTCGTTAAACAATTTCATCTGATTGAAG TAGAGAGATGGTCAGAAGGAACGACACGAGAGAAGAAACCAGAATGTGTAAAAGAACCGGTAGGAACATCCATAGTTTCCCACGAACCTACACGGATGGAAAAATCTACAGACACAGAGGAGGACAATATAGCTGGACCACTGTTCATCAGCAAAACCACTCAGTTCCCATCAGTTCATGCTGAGCTGCTCCCAGAGCCCAAAGAGACGTCCGAAGCCGCTCGAGGCTCCAGTTCAAAGCCAACTACCTCTAAGGCTATGAGCCCACCGTCGTCACCGTCTCCGGCAGCTGGCTCCCCGGAGTTTGCTTATGTCCCAGCCGACCCAGCTCAGTTTGCTGCTCAGACGTTAG AAGGTCTTACTGAGCCAGAAATCGAACCAGAGTGGGAAGCAGCACCCGAACAAGGTTTGATGGAGCCAG ccatAGCAGCAAGCGAAGCAGGACAACCACCACCATATTCTAACATGTGGACCCTTTATTGTCTAACTGATATGAATCAACAAAGTCGCCCATCACCGCCACCTGCACCTGTGCCTTTCCCCCAAGCAACCCTCTATTTATCTAATCCTAAGGATCCACAGTTTCTGCAGCAGCCACCGAAAGTTACTTCTCCAACTTACGTGATGCTGGACGACAGCAAGAAGACCAGTGCCCCACCTTTTATTTTAGTAGGCTCGAATGTTCAGGAAGCTCAGGATTGGAAACCTCTTCCTGGACATGCTGTTGTTTCTCAGTCAGATGCCTTGAAGAGATACACTGCAGTCCAAGTACCCATCGCTGTTCCTGCAGATCAGAAATTCCAGAAACATACCCCAAACCCCCAGAATGGTAGTCCTCCGCCAAGTGGACAAGATGTCCCCAGGCCACAAAGCCCAGTTTTTCTCTCTGTCGCATTCCCAGTAGAAGATGTAGCCAAAAAAGGTTCAGGATCTGGTGACAAACGTACCCCCTGTGGAAGTTATGGTATTGCTGGAGAGATAACCGTGACCACCGCCCATGTCCGCAGAGCAGAAACTGGGAACTGGTAG
- the CABYR gene encoding calcium-binding tyrosine phosphorylation-regulated protein isoform X2, translating into MVDVATSLPVFSKEVLSSEAAEDAAAATPAAYSAEVVALQVLSQTSVRVDLGSESKDDDAEPSTASSFPLQDEQDPPAYDQAPEVPLQADIEVTSFVHISSIYNDEPVTEGVTYVEQIPEHIVIPFTDDVATLKENDQSSPSGPIPVALMRGSGKAVGSGKRAQSEEDAEYSSVQMEAEAVLYSNTSLQGPPAQLQDAEGSTNAVGSEKSLHLEMQFTALVPGNPGQEQSGENSATQEMEATLALSGEAAKAGSLGASVRSSGGPPIPVPEGLTEPEIEPEWEAAPEQGLMEPAIAASEAGQPPPYSNMWTLYCLTDMNQQSRPSPPPAPVPFPQATLYLSNPKDPQFLQQPPKVTSPTYVMLDDSKKTSAPPFILVGSNVQEAQDWKPLPGHAVVSQSDALKRYTAVQVPIAVPADQKFQKHTPNPQNGSPPPSGQDVPRPQSPVFLSVAFPVEDVAKKGSGSGDKRTPCGSYGIAGEITVTTAHVRRAETGN; encoded by the exons ATGGTGGATGTGGCAACAAGTTTGCCTGTGTTTTCCAAGGAGGTGCTCAGCTCAGAGGCTGCCGAAGATGCCGCGGCGGCCACTCCTGCTGCGTATTCTGCAGAGGTGGTGGCCCTGCAGGTTCTGAGCCAAACATCTGTCCGTGTAGATTTGGGTTCTGAATCTAAAGACGATGACGCTGAGCCATCAACGGCTTCCTCATTCCCCTTGCAGGATGAACAAGACCCTCCTGCTTACGATCAAGCTCCTGAGGTCCCTTTGCAGGCTGATATTGAGGTCACATCATTCGTTCATATATCCTCTATCTATAACGATGAGCCTGTGACTGAAGGAGTCACTTATGTCGAGCAAATACCAGAGCACATAGTTATCCCTTTCACTGATGACGTTGCTACTCTTAAAGAAAATGATCAGTCATCACCCTCTGGTCCCATTCCTGTAGCACTCATGAGGGGCTCAGGCAAAGCCGTAGGTTCTGGAAAACGTGCACAGTCGGAGGAGGACGCAGAATATTCCTCGGTGCAAATGGAGGCAGAAGCAGTTCTGTACTCCAACACCTCCCTGCAAGGTCCGCCTGCACAACTCCAGGATGCAGAGGGCTCTACCAATGCAGTAGGCTCTGAAAAATCTTTGCACCTTGAAATGCAGTTTACTGCTCTAGTCCCTGGCAATCCTGGGCAGGAGCAATCCGGGGAAAACTCTGCCACCCAGGAGATGGAGGCCACACTTGCGCTCTCTGGGGAAGCTGCCAAAGCAGGGAGCTTGGGTGCATCTGTAAGGTCATCTGGTGGTCCCCCCATTCCTGTTCCAGAAGGTCTTACTGAGCCAGAAATCGAACCAGAGTGGGAAGCAGCACCCGAACAAGGTTTGATGGAGCCAG ccatAGCAGCAAGCGAAGCAGGACAACCACCACCATATTCTAACATGTGGACCCTTTATTGTCTAACTGATATGAATCAACAAAGTCGCCCATCACCGCCACCTGCACCTGTGCCTTTCCCCCAAGCAACCCTCTATTTATCTAATCCTAAGGATCCACAGTTTCTGCAGCAGCCACCGAAAGTTACTTCTCCAACTTACGTGATGCTGGACGACAGCAAGAAGACCAGTGCCCCACCTTTTATTTTAGTAGGCTCGAATGTTCAGGAAGCTCAGGATTGGAAACCTCTTCCTGGACATGCTGTTGTTTCTCAGTCAGATGCCTTGAAGAGATACACTGCAGTCCAAGTACCCATCGCTGTTCCTGCAGATCAGAAATTCCAGAAACATACCCCAAACCCCCAGAATGGTAGTCCTCCGCCAAGTGGACAAGATGTCCCCAGGCCACAAAGCCCAGTTTTTCTCTCTGTCGCATTCCCAGTAGAAGATGTAGCCAAAAAAGGTTCAGGATCTGGTGACAAACGTACCCCCTGTGGAAGTTATGGTATTGCTGGAGAGATAACCGTGACCACCGCCCATGTCCGCAGAGCAGAAACTGGGAACTG A